In one window of Thermus aquaticus DNA:
- the dnaE gene encoding DNA polymerase III subunit alpha has translation MGSKLKFAHLHQHTQFSLLDGAAKLQDLLKWVKETTPEDPALAMTDHGNLFGAVEFYKKATAMGVKPIIGYEAYVAAESRFDRKRGKGLDGGYFHLTLLAKDFTGYQNLVRLASRAYLEGFYEKPRIDREILREHAQGLIALSGCLGAEIPQFILQDRLDLAEARLNEYLSIFGDRFFIEIQNHGLPEQKKVNQVLKEFARKYGLGMVATNDGHYVRKEDARAHEVLLAIQSKTTLDDPERWRFPCDEFYVKTPEEMRAMLPEAEWGDEPFDNTVEIARMCDVDLPIGDKMVYRIPRFPLPEGRTEAQYLRELTFLGLLRRYPDRITEAFYREVLRLLGTMPPHGDERALAEALARVEEKAWEELRKRLPPLEGVREWTAEAILHRALYELSVIERMGFPGYFLIVQDYINWARGHGVSVGPGRGSAAGSLVAYAVGITNIDPLRFGLLFERFLNPERVSMPDIDTDFSDRERDRVIQYVRERYGEDKVAQIGTFGSLASKAALKDVARVYGIPHKKAEELAKLIPVQFGKPKPLQEAIQVVPELRAEMEKDERIRQVIEVAMRLEGLNRHASVHAAGVVIAAEPLTDLVPLMRDQEGRPVTQYDMGAVEALGLLKMDFLGLRTLTFLDEARRIVKESKGVELDYDRLPLDDPKTFELLSRGETKGVFQLESGGMTATVRGLKPRRLEDIIALVSLYRPGPMEHIPTYIRRHHGQEPVSYAEFPHAEKYLRPILDETYGIPVYQEQIMQIASQVAGYSLGEADLLRRAMGKKRVEEMQKHRERFVRGAKERGVPEEEANRLFDMLEAFANYGFNKSHAAAYSLLSYQTAYVKAHYPVEFMAALLSVERHDSDKVAEYIRDARALGIPVLPPDVNRSGFDFKVVGEEILFGLSAVKNVGEMAARAILEERERGGPFKSLGDFLKRLPEQVVNKRALESLVKAGALDAFGDRARLLASLEPLLRWAAETRERGRSGLVGLFAEVEEPPLVEASPLDEITMLRYEKEALGIYVSGHPVLRYPGLREVASCTIEELSEFVRELPGKPKVLLSGMVEEVVRKPTRSGGMMARFTLSDETGALEVVVFGRAYEGVSPKLKEDIPLLVLAEVEKGEELRVLAQAVWTLEEVLEAPKALEVEVDHALLDEKGVARLKSLLDEHPGSLPVYLRVQGPFGEALFALREVRVGEEALGLLEAEGYRAYLVPDREVFLQGNGGGPKEEVVPF, from the coding sequence ATGGGGTCCAAGCTCAAGTTCGCCCACCTGCACCAACACACGCAGTTCTCCCTCCTGGACGGGGCGGCCAAGCTCCAGGACCTCCTGAAGTGGGTCAAGGAGACCACGCCCGAGGACCCCGCCCTGGCCATGACCGACCACGGCAACCTCTTCGGGGCCGTGGAGTTCTACAAAAAGGCCACGGCCATGGGGGTGAAGCCCATCATCGGCTACGAGGCCTACGTGGCGGCGGAGAGCCGCTTTGACCGCAAGAGGGGGAAGGGCTTAGACGGCGGCTACTTCCACCTCACCCTTCTCGCCAAGGACTTCACCGGCTACCAGAACCTGGTACGCCTGGCCTCGAGGGCCTACCTGGAGGGTTTTTACGAAAAGCCCCGCATTGACCGGGAGATCCTGCGGGAGCACGCCCAGGGCCTCATCGCCCTCTCCGGGTGCCTGGGGGCGGAGATCCCCCAGTTTATCCTCCAGGACCGCCTAGACCTGGCCGAGGCCCGCCTCAACGAGTACCTCTCCATCTTCGGCGACCGCTTTTTCATTGAGATCCAAAACCACGGCCTCCCCGAGCAGAAAAAGGTCAACCAGGTCCTCAAGGAGTTCGCCCGCAAGTACGGCCTGGGCATGGTGGCCACCAACGACGGCCACTACGTGCGCAAGGAGGATGCCCGGGCCCACGAGGTCCTTCTCGCCATCCAGTCCAAGACCACCCTGGACGACCCCGAGCGCTGGCGCTTTCCCTGCGACGAGTTCTACGTGAAGACCCCGGAGGAGATGCGGGCCATGCTTCCCGAGGCGGAGTGGGGGGACGAGCCCTTTGACAACACCGTGGAGATCGCCCGGATGTGCGACGTGGACCTGCCCATCGGGGACAAGATGGTCTACCGCATCCCCCGCTTCCCCCTCCCCGAGGGGCGCACCGAGGCCCAGTACCTCAGGGAGCTCACCTTTTTGGGCCTCCTAAGGCGCTACCCCGACCGCATCACCGAGGCCTTCTACCGGGAGGTCCTCCGCCTTCTGGGAACGATGCCCCCCCACGGGGACGAAAGGGCCCTGGCCGAGGCCCTGGCCCGGGTGGAGGAGAAGGCCTGGGAGGAGCTAAGGAAGCGGCTTCCTCCTCTGGAGGGGGTCCGGGAGTGGACCGCCGAGGCCATCCTTCACCGCGCCCTTTACGAGCTTTCCGTCATTGAGCGCATGGGCTTCCCCGGGTACTTCCTCATCGTCCAGGACTACATCAACTGGGCCAGGGGCCACGGGGTCTCCGTGGGGCCGGGAAGGGGGAGCGCCGCCGGGAGCTTGGTGGCCTACGCCGTGGGCATCACCAACATTGACCCCCTGCGCTTCGGCCTCCTCTTTGAGCGCTTCCTGAACCCGGAGCGGGTCTCCATGCCCGACATAGATACCGACTTCTCCGACCGGGAGCGGGACCGGGTCATCCAGTACGTGCGGGAGCGGTACGGGGAAGACAAGGTGGCCCAGATCGGCACCTTCGGGAGCCTGGCCTCCAAGGCCGCCCTCAAGGACGTGGCCCGGGTCTACGGCATCCCCCACAAGAAGGCGGAGGAGCTGGCCAAGCTGATCCCCGTCCAGTTCGGCAAGCCCAAGCCCCTACAGGAGGCCATCCAGGTGGTGCCGGAGCTAAGGGCGGAGATGGAGAAGGACGAGCGGATCCGCCAGGTCATTGAGGTGGCCATGCGCCTCGAGGGCCTGAACCGCCACGCCTCCGTCCACGCCGCCGGGGTGGTCATCGCCGCCGAGCCCCTTACCGACCTGGTGCCCCTCATGCGGGACCAGGAGGGCCGCCCCGTGACCCAGTACGACATGGGGGCGGTGGAGGCCTTGGGGCTTTTAAAGATGGACTTCCTGGGCCTCCGCACCCTCACCTTCCTGGACGAGGCCAGGCGGATCGTCAAGGAGTCCAAAGGCGTGGAGCTGGACTACGACCGCCTTCCCCTGGACGACCCCAAGACCTTTGAGCTCCTCTCCCGGGGGGAGACCAAAGGGGTCTTTCAGCTGGAGTCCGGGGGGATGACAGCCACGGTGCGGGGCCTGAAGCCCAGGCGCCTGGAGGACATCATCGCCCTGGTCTCCCTCTACCGCCCCGGGCCCATGGAGCACATCCCCACCTACATCCGCCGCCACCACGGCCAGGAGCCCGTGAGCTACGCCGAGTTCCCCCACGCCGAGAAGTACCTGAGGCCCATCCTGGACGAGACCTACGGCATCCCCGTCTACCAGGAGCAGATCATGCAGATCGCCTCTCAGGTGGCGGGGTACTCCCTGGGGGAGGCGGACCTACTCCGGAGGGCCATGGGAAAGAAGCGGGTGGAGGAGATGCAAAAACACCGGGAGCGCTTCGTTCGGGGGGCCAAGGAGCGGGGCGTGCCCGAGGAGGAGGCCAACCGCCTCTTTGACATGCTGGAGGCCTTCGCCAACTACGGCTTTAACAAGAGCCATGCAGCGGCCTACAGCCTCCTCTCCTACCAGACCGCCTACGTGAAGGCCCACTACCCCGTGGAGTTCATGGCCGCCCTCCTCTCCGTGGAGCGCCACGACTCCGACAAGGTGGCCGAGTACATCCGGGACGCCCGGGCCCTGGGCATCCCCGTTCTGCCCCCGGACGTCAACCGCTCCGGCTTTGACTTCAAGGTGGTGGGGGAGGAGATCCTCTTCGGGCTTTCGGCGGTGAAGAACGTGGGGGAGATGGCCGCCCGGGCCATCCTGGAGGAGAGGGAGCGGGGAGGGCCCTTTAAGAGCCTGGGGGACTTCTTAAAGCGCCTCCCCGAGCAGGTGGTCAACAAAAGGGCCCTGGAGTCCTTGGTGAAGGCGGGGGCTCTGGACGCCTTCGGGGATCGGGCCAGGCTCCTGGCCTCCCTGGAGCCCCTCCTCCGCTGGGCGGCCGAGACCCGCGAACGGGGGCGGAGCGGCCTCGTGGGTCTCTTCGCCGAGGTGGAGGAGCCCCCTTTGGTGGAGGCTTCGCCCCTGGACGAGATCACCATGCTCCGCTACGAGAAGGAGGCCCTGGGCATCTACGTCTCCGGCCACCCCGTCCTCCGCTACCCCGGGCTCAGGGAGGTGGCGAGCTGCACCATAGAGGAGCTTTCCGAGTTCGTGCGGGAGCTTCCGGGAAAGCCCAAGGTCCTCCTTTCCGGCATGGTAGAGGAGGTGGTGCGCAAGCCCACCCGCTCGGGGGGGATGATGGCCCGCTTCACCCTCTCCGACGAGACGGGGGCCCTGGAGGTGGTGGTCTTCGGCCGGGCCTACGAGGGGGTCTCCCCCAAGCTCAAGGAGGACATCCCCCTCTTGGTCTTGGCGGAGGTGGAGAAGGGCGAGGAGCTCAGGGTCCTGGCCCAGGCGGTCTGGACCCTCGAGGAGGTCCTGGAAGCCCCCAAGGCCCTGGAGGTGGAGGTGGACCACGCCCTACTAGACGAGAAGGGGGTGGCCCGGCTCAAAAGCCTCCTAGACGAGCACCCGGGAAGCCTCCCTGTTTACCTCCGGGTGCAGGGGCCTTTTGGCGAGGCCCTCTTCGCCCTGAGGGAGGTCCGGGTGGGGGAGGAGGCTTTGGGCCTTCTGGAGGCCGAAGGGTACAGGGCCTACCTGGTGCCGGACCGGGAGGTCTTTTTGCAGGGGAATGGGGGCGGGCCTAAGGAGGAGGTGGTGCCCTTTTAA
- the groL gene encoding chaperonin GroEL (60 kDa chaperone family; promotes refolding of misfolded polypeptides especially under stressful conditions; forms two stacked rings of heptamers to form a barrel-shaped 14mer; ends can be capped by GroES; misfolded proteins enter the barrel where they are refolded when GroES binds) — translation MAKILVFDEAARRALERGVNAVADAVKVTLGPRGRNVVLEKKFGSPTITKDGVTVAKEIELENHLENIGAQLLREVASKTNDVAGDGTTTATVLAQAIVREGLKNVAAGANPLALKRGIEKAVDAAVEKIKALAIPVEDRKAIEEVATISANDPDVGKLIADAMEKVGKEGIITVEESKSLETELKFVEGYQFDKGYISPYFVTNPEAMEAVLEDAFILIVEKKVSNVRELLPILEQVAQTGKPLLLIAEDVEGEALATLVVNKLRGTLSVAAVKAPGFGDRRKEMLKDIAAVTGGTVISEELGFKLENATLSMLGRAERVRITKDETTIVGGKGKKEDIEARINGIKKELETTDSEYAKEKLQERLAKLAGGVAVIRVGAATETELKEKKHRFEDALNATRAAVEEGIVPGGGVALLRAIGAVEELLKKLDGDEATGAKIVRRALEEPARQIAENAGYEGSVIVQRILSETKNLRFGFNAATGEFVDMVEAGIVDPAKVTRSALQNAASIGALILTTEAVVAEKPEKKESTPAPAGAGDMDF, via the coding sequence ATGGCGAAGATTCTGGTTTTTGACGAGGCGGCTCGCCGGGCTCTGGAGCGCGGCGTCAACGCAGTGGCCGATGCGGTGAAGGTCACCTTGGGCCCCCGGGGCCGGAACGTGGTCCTGGAGAAGAAGTTCGGCTCCCCCACCATCACCAAAGACGGGGTGACGGTGGCCAAGGAGATTGAGCTGGAGAACCACCTGGAGAACATCGGGGCCCAGCTCCTCAGGGAGGTGGCCTCCAAGACCAACGACGTGGCCGGCGACGGCACCACCACCGCCACCGTCTTGGCCCAGGCCATCGTCCGGGAGGGCCTGAAGAACGTGGCCGCCGGGGCCAACCCCCTGGCCCTGAAGCGGGGCATTGAGAAGGCGGTGGACGCCGCCGTGGAGAAGATCAAGGCCCTGGCCATCCCCGTGGAGGACCGCAAGGCCATTGAGGAGGTGGCCACCATCTCCGCCAACGACCCCGACGTCGGCAAGCTCATCGCCGACGCCATGGAGAAGGTGGGGAAGGAGGGCATCATCACCGTTGAGGAGTCCAAGAGCCTGGAGACCGAGCTGAAGTTCGTGGAGGGGTACCAGTTTGACAAGGGGTACATCTCCCCCTACTTCGTCACCAACCCCGAGGCCATGGAGGCGGTCCTGGAGGACGCCTTCATCCTCATCGTGGAGAAGAAGGTCTCCAACGTCCGCGAACTCCTCCCCATCCTGGAGCAGGTGGCCCAGACCGGCAAGCCTCTCCTCCTCATCGCCGAGGACGTGGAGGGCGAGGCCCTGGCCACCCTGGTGGTCAACAAGCTCCGGGGCACCCTGAGCGTGGCCGCCGTCAAGGCCCCCGGCTTCGGTGACCGCAGGAAGGAGATGCTCAAGGACATCGCCGCAGTCACTGGCGGCACCGTGATCTCCGAGGAGCTGGGCTTCAAGCTGGAGAACGCCACCCTCTCCATGCTGGGCCGGGCCGAGCGGGTGCGCATCACCAAGGACGAGACCACCATCGTGGGCGGCAAGGGCAAGAAGGAGGACATTGAGGCCCGGATCAACGGCATCAAGAAGGAGCTGGAGACCACCGACAGCGAGTACGCCAAGGAGAAGCTCCAGGAGCGCCTGGCCAAGCTCGCGGGCGGCGTGGCCGTGATCCGGGTGGGCGCCGCCACCGAGACCGAGCTCAAGGAGAAGAAGCACCGCTTTGAGGACGCCCTGAACGCCACCCGGGCCGCGGTGGAGGAGGGGATTGTCCCGGGCGGCGGCGTGGCCCTCCTTCGGGCCATCGGCGCGGTGGAGGAGCTCCTCAAGAAGCTGGACGGGGACGAGGCCACCGGGGCCAAGATCGTGCGCCGGGCCCTGGAGGAGCCCGCCCGCCAGATCGCCGAGAACGCCGGGTACGAGGGCTCCGTCATCGTGCAGCGGATCCTCTCCGAGACCAAGAACCTCCGCTTCGGCTTCAACGCCGCCACCGGGGAGTTTGTGGACATGGTGGAGGCGGGCATCGTGGACCCCGCCAAGGTGACCCGCTCCGCCCTGCAGAACGCCGCCTCCATCGGCGCCCTGATCCTCACCACCGAGGCCGTGGTGGCGGAGAAGCCCGAGAAGAAGGAGTCCACCCCCGCCCCCGCGGGCGCCGGGGACATGGACTTCTAG
- the groES gene encoding co-chaperone GroES — protein MAAEVKTVIKPLGDRVVVKRIEEEPKTKGGIVLPDTAKEKPQKGKVIAVGTGRILENGQRVPLEVKEGDIVVFAKYGGTEIEIDGEEYVILSERDLLAVLS, from the coding sequence ATGGCTGCGGAGGTGAAGACCGTGATCAAGCCCCTAGGCGACCGGGTAGTGGTGAAGCGGATTGAGGAGGAGCCCAAGACCAAGGGGGGCATCGTGCTCCCCGACACCGCGAAGGAGAAGCCCCAGAAGGGGAAGGTGATCGCGGTGGGCACGGGCCGCATCCTGGAGAACGGGCAGCGGGTGCCCCTCGAGGTCAAGGAGGGTGACATCGTGGTCTTCGCCAAGTACGGCGGCACCGAGATTGAGATCGACGGCGAGGAGTACGTGATCCTCTCCGAGCGGGACCTTCTGGCGGTCCTTTCCTAA
- a CDS encoding TrmH family RNA methyltransferase translates to MVIASPKNPRVKALAALKERKERERAGLFLVEGRREVERALQAGLKPVTVLLGPRATPAEEALAQGEVLRLSEEALKRVSSRENPAQVIAVFPIPRRALKEVRLPQDPLVLVLLGLEKPGNLGAILRSADGAGAHLVLVAEGVDLYSPQVIRNSTGVVFSLPVFPVAEEKAARFLEEKGLYPVAATPRGERVYWEEDYRRGVAFLLGAEDRGLPEAWLKRAQARVRIPMRGRADSLNVAVSAALLLYEALRQRSLHDPPQPP, encoded by the coding sequence TTGGTGATCGCTAGCCCCAAAAACCCCCGGGTGAAGGCCCTGGCCGCCCTGAAGGAGAGGAAGGAGCGGGAGCGGGCGGGCCTCTTCCTGGTGGAGGGAAGAAGGGAGGTGGAAAGGGCCCTCCAGGCGGGCCTGAAGCCGGTCACGGTCCTCCTGGGCCCCAGGGCCACCCCGGCGGAGGAGGCCCTGGCCCAGGGCGAGGTCCTCCGCCTCTCCGAGGAGGCCTTGAAGCGGGTCTCCAGCCGGGAGAACCCCGCCCAGGTCATCGCCGTCTTTCCCATCCCAAGAAGGGCGCTTAAGGAGGTCCGCCTCCCTCAAGACCCCCTGGTCCTGGTCCTCCTGGGCCTGGAGAAGCCGGGAAACCTGGGGGCCATCCTCCGCTCCGCCGACGGAGCCGGGGCCCACCTGGTCCTGGTGGCCGAGGGGGTGGACCTCTATAGCCCCCAGGTGATCCGCAACTCCACCGGGGTGGTCTTCAGCCTGCCCGTCTTCCCCGTGGCCGAGGAGAAGGCGGCCCGCTTCCTGGAGGAGAAGGGCCTTTACCCCGTGGCCGCCACCCCCAGGGGGGAAAGGGTCTACTGGGAAGAGGACTACCGCCGGGGCGTGGCCTTCCTCCTGGGGGCCGAGGACCGGGGCCTGCCCGAGGCCTGGCTTAAGCGGGCCCAGGCCCGGGTGCGGATCCCCATGCGGGGGCGGGCGGACAGCCTCAACGTGGCGGTGAGCGCCGCCCTCCTCCTCTACGAGGCCCTGCGCCAGCGCTCCTTACACGACCCCCCTCAACCCCCTTGA
- a CDS encoding GNAT family N-acetyltransferase: MGYVPPPAPQHGLEEGPVLLKDGRTALLRRASKKDLPLFIDFLRRLSPESLRMRFFSPISPEKAAELLLSAKPEEEKVTLIVLTGEPQRIVATGEYVRVKGQDTAEVAFLVDDAYQGKGLGTLLLERLALIAAKRGVRRFQAFTLAQNQKMLSVFMESGFQVKAHREGGEVEVEFEIVLTEKAAERFEWREKVSTIASLHPFFFPKGVAVVGASRDPESIGYRVVENLIFGRFQGPVFPVNEAIGKEGGTVGPLLAYPSLERVPGPVDLAVIAVPKERVGEALEACGRRGVRGVIVLTTGFTPDEAKALADKARRLSMRLLGPGSLGLTHTASRLAAGLVPLPRGGPLAISSQSGTLGRAVIAYAEGMGLGVSAFVSLGAKADISSNDLLQFWEEDEATQVILLYLESFGNPRRFSRLARRIGKRKPLLAVHPSRDPLVRTLFAQAGVVRANSLEEAFDVAALLSLGRLPENGQVRLISNASGPSNLALEALKEGGLEVEHVDLGSEARAEAFQKALREALESEAGSVFLLFVPMGFAKEEEVLALVREAESPKPLLASFLGVEGPRARLLPGAVLYRFPESAAIALSRAWAYRRWREEPLLFPDFPDLKLEEARRLLEGKRRLSPEEARALLLAFGLPLGEGEGLRLRLTATPHPLFGPVLTLLLPTPLGDTPLGLRLSPLTEKDAQELLRPLEGHVDPGPYREIVLRVSRLLEEFPQVERLELELSGPRVARFEVALGDR, translated from the coding sequence ATGGGCTACGTCCCACCCCCCGCCCCCCAGCACGGCCTCGAGGAGGGCCCCGTCCTCCTCAAGGACGGGCGCACCGCCCTCCTTCGGCGGGCCAGCAAGAAGGACCTTCCCCTCTTCATAGACTTCCTCAGGCGGCTTTCCCCGGAGTCCCTGCGCATGCGCTTCTTCTCCCCCATCTCCCCGGAGAAGGCGGCGGAGCTCCTCCTCTCGGCCAAGCCCGAGGAGGAGAAGGTGACCCTCATCGTTCTGACCGGGGAGCCCCAAAGGATCGTGGCCACGGGGGAGTACGTGAGGGTCAAGGGCCAGGACACCGCCGAGGTGGCCTTTTTGGTGGACGACGCCTACCAGGGCAAGGGCCTGGGCACCCTGCTTCTGGAAAGGCTCGCCCTCATCGCCGCCAAGCGGGGCGTGAGGCGCTTCCAGGCCTTTACCCTGGCGCAAAACCAGAAGATGCTCTCGGTCTTCATGGAAAGCGGCTTCCAGGTCAAGGCCCACCGGGAGGGGGGCGAGGTGGAGGTGGAGTTTGAGATCGTCCTGACGGAGAAGGCGGCGGAGCGCTTTGAGTGGCGGGAAAAGGTCTCCACCATCGCCAGCCTCCACCCCTTCTTCTTCCCCAAGGGGGTGGCCGTGGTGGGGGCCAGCCGCGACCCGGAGAGCATCGGCTACCGGGTGGTGGAAAACCTCATCTTCGGCCGCTTCCAGGGACCGGTTTTCCCCGTCAACGAGGCCATCGGCAAGGAGGGGGGGACGGTGGGGCCCCTGCTGGCCTATCCCAGCCTGGAGCGCGTTCCCGGCCCCGTGGACCTGGCGGTGATCGCCGTGCCCAAGGAAAGGGTGGGGGAGGCCCTCGAGGCCTGCGGCCGCCGGGGGGTGCGGGGGGTCATCGTCCTCACCACGGGCTTCACCCCCGACGAGGCCAAGGCCTTGGCCGACAAGGCCCGCAGGCTCTCCATGCGCCTCCTGGGCCCGGGTTCTTTGGGCCTCACCCACACCGCCTCCCGCCTGGCGGCGGGCCTGGTCCCCCTGCCCAGAGGGGGGCCATTGGCCATCTCCAGCCAGTCGGGCACCCTGGGCCGGGCCGTCATCGCCTACGCCGAAGGGATGGGGCTTGGGGTCTCGGCCTTCGTCTCCTTGGGGGCCAAGGCCGACATCTCCTCCAACGACCTCCTGCAGTTCTGGGAGGAGGACGAGGCCACCCAGGTAATCCTCCTCTACCTGGAGAGCTTCGGCAACCCCAGGCGCTTCTCCCGCCTGGCCCGGCGGATCGGCAAGAGGAAGCCCCTCCTGGCCGTCCACCCCTCCCGGGACCCCCTGGTGCGGACCCTCTTCGCCCAGGCGGGGGTGGTGCGGGCGAATAGCCTAGAGGAAGCCTTTGACGTGGCCGCCCTCCTCTCCTTGGGCCGCCTCCCGGAAAACGGCCAGGTGCGCCTCATATCCAACGCCTCCGGCCCCTCCAACCTGGCCCTCGAGGCCCTGAAGGAGGGCGGCCTGGAGGTGGAGCACGTGGACCTGGGCTCCGAGGCCCGGGCCGAGGCCTTCCAGAAGGCCCTCCGGGAGGCCCTGGAAAGCGAGGCGGGGAGCGTCTTCCTCCTCTTCGTCCCCATGGGCTTCGCCAAGGAAGAGGAGGTCCTGGCCCTGGTGCGGGAGGCAGAGAGCCCCAAGCCCCTCCTGGCCTCCTTCCTGGGCGTGGAGGGCCCTCGGGCCAGGCTCCTTCCCGGGGCCGTCCTCTATCGCTTCCCCGAGTCGGCGGCCATCGCCTTAAGCCGAGCCTGGGCCTACCGGAGGTGGCGGGAGGAGCCCCTCCTTTTCCCCGACTTCCCCGACCTGAAGCTAGAGGAAGCGAGAAGGCTTCTTGAGGGGAAGAGGCGCCTGAGCCCGGAGGAGGCCCGGGCCCTCCTTTTGGCCTTCGGCCTGCCCCTGGGGGAGGGCGAGGGGCTCCGCCTCCGCCTCACCGCCACCCCCCACCCCCTCTTCGGCCCCGTCCTGACCCTCCTCCTCCCCACCCCCCTGGGGGACACCCCTTTGGGCCTCCGCCTCAGCCCCCTCACGGAAAAGGACGCCCAGGAGCTTTTAAGGCCCCTCGAGGGGCACGTGGACCCCGGGCCCTACCGGGAGATCGTCCTCCGGGTCTCCCGCCTCCTGGAGGAGTTCCCCCAGGTGGAGCGCCTGGAGCTAGAGCTTTCCGGCCCCCGGGTGGCCCGGTTTGAGGTGGCCCTTGGTGATCGCTAG
- a CDS encoding carbohydrate ABC transporter permease, with translation MLTQRQVRLAWLMVLPTLLVVVLVAGYPLAQVFYGSFFKADIAFVEPPEFVGLENYLYLLQDPDFRQALWNTLRFTAISVSLETVLGLAIALIIHSNFKGRGLVRTAILIPWAIPTVVSAKMWQWMLHDVYGIVNILGVKLGILAHKVAFLARPELLLPSIIAVDVWKTTPFMALLLLAGLQLIPEELYEAASIDGATRWQQFWTITLPLLTPALVVALIFRTLDALRVFDVIFVMSGVNPATRSLAIYNRQTLIHFQDLGYGSAISVAILVLIFLFVVLYMRTVGKEALK, from the coding sequence ATGCTGACGCAAAGACAGGTCCGCCTCGCCTGGCTCATGGTCTTGCCCACCTTGCTGGTGGTGGTCCTGGTGGCCGGCTACCCTCTGGCCCAGGTCTTCTACGGGTCCTTCTTCAAGGCCGACATCGCCTTCGTGGAGCCCCCGGAGTTTGTGGGCCTGGAGAACTACCTTTACCTCCTACAGGACCCGGACTTCCGCCAGGCCCTCTGGAACACCCTCAGGTTCACCGCGATCTCGGTTAGCCTGGAGACGGTTTTGGGTCTCGCCATCGCCCTCATCATCCACTCCAACTTCAAAGGCCGCGGCCTGGTGCGCACCGCCATCCTCATCCCCTGGGCCATCCCCACGGTGGTCTCCGCCAAGATGTGGCAGTGGATGTTGCACGACGTCTACGGCATCGTCAACATCCTGGGGGTCAAGCTGGGGATCCTGGCTCATAAGGTGGCCTTTCTGGCCCGGCCTGAACTCCTCCTCCCCTCCATCATCGCCGTGGACGTGTGGAAGACCACGCCCTTCATGGCCCTCCTCCTCCTGGCGGGCCTCCAGCTGATCCCCGAGGAGCTCTACGAGGCCGCCAGCATTGACGGGGCCACCCGATGGCAGCAGTTTTGGACCATCACCCTGCCCCTCCTCACCCCCGCTTTGGTGGTGGCCCTCATCTTCCGCACCCTGGACGCCCTCAGGGTCTTTGACGTGATCTTCGTCATGAGCGGGGTGAACCCCGCCACCCGCTCCCTGGCCATTTACAACCGCCAGACCCTCATTCACTTCCAGGACCTGGGCTACGGCTCGGCCATCAGCGTGGCCATCCTGGTCCTTATCTTCCTTTTCGTGGTCCTTTACATGCGCACCGTGGGCAAGGAGGCTTTGAAATGA
- a CDS encoding transposase has product REGAEVPEIPRERGFKPLPKRWVVERTFAWLGRNRRLAKDYEENPRVSEAWVYLGMLRLLVKRLARAA; this is encoded by the coding sequence CGGGAGGGGGCGGAGGTGCCGGAGATTCCGCGGGAGCGTGGGTTCAAGCCTTTACCTAAGAGGTGGGTGGTGGAGAGGACCTTTGCCTGGCTGGGGCGGAACCGGCGTCTTGCCAAGGACTATGAGGAGAACCCTCGGGTAAGCGAGGCCTGGGTCTATCTGGGCATGCTACGATTGTTGGTGAAGCGGCTAGCCAGGGCCGCGTAA
- a CDS encoding transposase, which produces MPLRRCYPSDLTDEEWALLEPLIPAPKPGGRPAKVSRREIMNAILYVLKNGIPWRAMPHDLPHWSTVYHYFRQWQKEGVWEKAVQALVRRDRER; this is translated from the coding sequence GTGCCTCTTAGACGATGTTACCCCAGCGACCTAACCGACGAGGAGTGGGCCCTCCTGGAGCCCCTCATTCCCGCCCCCAAGCCCGGCGGCCGGCCCGCCAAGGTGTCCAGAAGAGAGATCATGAACGCCATCCTTTACGTCCTGAAGAACGGCATCCCCTGGCGAGCCATGCCCCATGACCTGCCCCACTGGTCCACCGTCTACCACTACTTTCGCCAGTGGCAGAAGGAGGGGGTGTGGGAGAAAGCGGTGCAAGCCCTGGTCCGCCGGGACCGGGAGCGAGA